GGACCAGCTTGAGCGCGTCGGCGAACAGCTTGTCACGGACCGTGTTGTCGAGCGCCGGCGCCGGGGCTATCTCCACGACCTTCTGGTTTCTGAGCTGGACCGAGCAGTCCCGTTCGTAAAGATGGACCGCGTTGCCGTGGGCGTCGGCCAGGATCTGGACCTCGATGTGTCGCGGCCGGCGGATGAGTTTTTCAACGAACACCGCGCCGTCGCCAAAGGCGGCCTGGGCCTCGCTGCGGCAGCGCTCAAGGGCCTCGGGCATGTCCTCGGCGCGTTCGACCGTGCGCATGCCGCGCCCGCCGCCGCCCGCCGCTGCCTTGAGCATGACCGGATAGCCAAGCTCAGCGGCCAGCCGTGCGGCTTCGTCCGCCGAGGTCAGCGGCTGTGCGCTGCCGGGTACGACCGGAATGTGCAGCGACTGGGCCAGCCGGCGGGCGCGCAGCTTGTCCCCGAACAGTGCCAGCGCCGCAGGCGGCGGACCGACAAAGGTCAGGCCCTCGGACGCGCAGCGCTCGGCAAAGGCCGCGTTCTCGGACAGGAAGCCGTAGCCCGGGTGGACGCAGTCGCAACCCGTCGCCTGGGCTGCCTGGATAAGAGCCTGGGCGTCGAGGTAGGCGCGCACCGCGTCCGCAGCGTCCCCGTTGCGGCTGGCGATCTCACGCGTTTCGGTGGTGAACCGGGTATGTAGCGACAGCGCATCGACCGCAGCGTACACGCCCACCGATTCCATGCCGAGGGCGGCTGCGGCTTTGGCGACGCGAATGGCAATCTCGCCGCGATTACTGATCAAGACGCGTGTGAGGCCGGTCTCTTCTCGCCCCTGTTGACTCATCGAACCCTCCTTTGCGAGCACGGCCGAAACCGCACGCCGACGCGGTCAGCGTGCTCTGACGCCGTGGCTCGGCGCGCTCAGGATGCCATCAGCCACGCGGTCGCTCAACCCGTCCCCCGCTATGCGAGTCGGCGGTGGCGGGCGCTCGCCGGGCCGAATCAGACGCTGGACAAGAGCCGGCCGGGTGTGGCATGTAGGGCCTGCACGCAGAGCTATGACCGGCACAGCGGAGGACCGTATGCGACAGACCGGAACGGGAATACTGATACTGGTGGTGATACTCGCGGGAGCGGGCTGGGCGCCCCAGTCCGTCCGGGCGCAGAACACGGTCAGCGTCCTCATTGAGGGCTACGTCAAGCCCATAGAGGGACGCCAACCCATGCCCGGCGTATCGGACGACGGCGCCCGACACGTGGCCGGCACGGTCGTCCTGGTGCGGGGCGAGGCGGTCACCCTGGTGGCCGACCCCGGTATGGTGACTGATCGGGCGCTGATTATCGACGCGCTGCAAAAAGAGGGCGTCTCGCCCGAGGAGGTGAGCCATATCTTCATCAGCCATCACCATCCCGACCACACGGTGAATATCGCCCTGTTCCCCAACGCCGAGCTGGTCGACTTCTGGGCGCGCTACAAGGGCGACCTGTGGCAGGATCACGGCGAGGAGTACGAGCTGGCGCCCGGTATCAGGGTCGTACGCACGCCGGGCCATACCGAGGAGGACGCCTCTCTAGTGGTCGAGACCGACCAGGGCATCTACGTCCTGACCCACCTGTGGGCGTTTGCCGATATCCAGCCCGGCGAGGACCCGCTGGCCTGGAGCCAGGCCAGCCTCGACGCCAACCGGGAAAAGATCTTGCAGATCGCCGACTGGATCATTCCCGGCCACGGCAGCCCGGTGAAGAATCCCCACAAAAACTAGGGACCGTCAGCGCGGCCGGCCCCAGCCGTTCCAGTAGGTGACCTCTTCGACCGGCAGACGCTTGGCCGGTCTGAAATCGTCGCCCGTAAAGTGGGCCACCGGCAGCAGCGCAACCTGTAAGATAGTGTCCGGAATATCCAGAATCTCGGCCGCCTCCTTCTCGTAGACCAGGTGGACGGTGGTCCAGGCCGTGCCCAGGCCGCGCGTGCGCAGGGCCAGCATCAGCGACCAGGCTGCGGGCAGAATCGAGCCGTACAGCGAGGCGTGGTAGAACGAACTCGGCGTGGGAGACTGGAACAGCAGCGGGTAGTCTTTCACCTGGGTGTTGATGCAGGGGATGATGTGGACCGGGGCCTCGTGGACGCGCTCGTTCAGGTACATGCTGGCGTCCAGCATGCGCTGCCACTGACCCGCCCGCAAGCTGTCGGTCGGATACTGGGGCGGCTGCTGGTTCTGGAACTCCACATAATCGCGCATGGCCCGGCGGTAGACCTCGCCCAGCGCCAGGCGTTTGTCCGGGTCGGTCACGACCAGGAAATACCAGCCCTGGGAGTTGACGCCGGTGGGCGATTGCAGGGCGATCTCGATACAGCGCTGGATCACGTCGGGATCGACTGGACGGCTGAAGTCCAGGCGTTTTTTCACCGACCGCGTTGTGGTCAGAATATGGTCTATGCTTGTCAGGTCCATGAGATTCCTCCTTTTGGGCCTGGCGTGTCCACACCCGGGTGGACGTGGACATCACCGGCCGGCCTTTGACAAAGACGCGCTGAGCGCAGGATAATCCGGGCTGACAAGGAGGTCCAGCCATGGGCACGCCCAAACACTACGCAGGCTATCGCTCGTATCAGTACCTGGATGCCGAGTCCGACTACAAAGCCTTCAGGCTAGCCAAACAGGTCGGGCGGGTGCCGTCGGCCCGGGTCGCCCTCAGCCCCGACCAGGAACAGCGCGTCCAGGACCTGCTGGCCCGGCACGTCGCCGTCTCCATGCACGATCACCCGGTCGTGGTGCCCGAGGATGTGAGCGAGATCTTCGAGCAAAAGCGCTTGGGACGCGACGTCAGCGGTTTTGAGGGCTTGGCGGCCTCCGGCCTGGACGCCGTTTTCGACAACCTGATGAACGGCCTGTGTACCATCACCTCGCAGGCCGGCTGGAAGTGGAGCGACATCATCCACGACCTGGGCATGCGTTTGTGTGATCTGGCCCACCAGGACTTCATCGTCGTGTGTGACGGGGTGCGCGATATCCTGAGTGCCCACCAGACGGGGCGGCTGGCCCTGGTGCCGACCCTTGAGTCGACCACTCCCATAGAGAACGAACTCGACCGGCTCGACGTGCTGTACGGGTTCGGTGTGCGCAGCATGGGCATCACCTACAGTGAATCGAACGTGCTGGGCAGCGGCCTGCGCGAGACTGGCGACGCCGGCCTGACCGACTTCGGGCGGCAGGCGGTGGAACGCATGAACAAGCTCGGTATCCTGATCGATACCGCCCACTGTGGCGACCAGACCAGCCTGGACACGATTGAGGTCAGCCAACAGCCGATTGTCATCTCGCACGCCGGCGCGCGGGCCCTGTGGGACACGCCGCGCCTCAAGCCCGACCACGTCCTCGAAGCCCTGGCCGCCAAGGGCGGTGTGCTGGGCATTGAGGCCGCCCCGCACACGACCCTGACCGAGCGTCACCCCCGGCATACGCTTGACTCGTGCATGGAGCACTTCGAGTACGCGGTGCGTCTGCTGGGGGTCGATCACGTCGGTTTCGGGCCGGATACCATGTTCGGCGACCACGTTGGCCTGCACCGGGCCTATGCCGCCCAACTGTCGGTCGCAAAAGTCCTCGGCAACAAGTCCTTCCAGCCGGTCGCGTATGTGGACGGGCTGGAGAATCCGGCCGACTTTCCCAATATCGTCCGCTGGCTGGTCAAACACGGCTACAGCGACGAGGATATTGCCAAGGTCATGGGCGGCAATGCGCTGCGGGTTCTCAAACAGGTCTGGATCCGCTGAGTCCGCTCGTTTCAGCCCGAGGCAAAGCGCCCGGCTTCGACATCCTGGATGAAGCGCACCAGGGCGCGGAAATAGGCGTCCTGGTCGTCGTACATGGCGCAGTGGCTGCCCCGCTCACAGATCGACACCCGGGCGTGTGGCATCAGGCTGGCCATGCGCTCAATGTCCGCCACCCGCATGGTGTCGAAACGGCCGACCGACAGTAGAGTCGGACACGCGATTCGGGACAGGTCGGCCCAACGATCCCAGTCCTTGAAGGTGCCCGTGACCACGAACTCGCTCGGCCCCTGCATGGTCTCGTAGACCGGCTTGCTCAGGTGTCGAAACATGCGGGTCAGCGGCTCGGGCCAGGGATCGAGCCGGCAGATATGCTTGGTGTACAGGTGGCTGAACAGCGCGTCTTCGTATTCGGGAGCCGTGTAGTCTTGGCGGGCTTCGTAGTCTTCCAGCAGGCGTAGCACGTCTGGGGCCAACTGCTGGCGCAGCTCGGTGGTATAGGCCACGTAGGAGGCGATGCTGGCGGTCATGTTGGAGACGATCAGGCCCTTGAGGTGGGCCTGGTGGCGCAGGGCGTATTCAATCCCCAACATGCCCCCCCAGGAGTGGCCGAACAGGTAGAACTGGTCCAGCTCCAGCGCCTGCCTGACCTGCTCGACCTCCTGGCAAAAGCGTTCCAGCGTCCACAGGCTGGGGTCGTCCGGCTGGTCGGAATAGGCCGAGCCGAGCTGGTCGTAATAGATCAGCTGGATGTCGTGCTGGGGCAGAAAATCCTCAAAGCAAGCGAAGTATTCGTGGGTACAGCCCGGCCCGCCGTGCAGCGTCAGGAGCGGAATCGAGCCCGAGCCCAGGCGTTTGGTCCACACCTGATAGCCGCCCGCAATAGGGATCATCCGAATACCGCCGGTCTTGACCTCGCTCACCGCGCCCTCCTGCTCGTGTTCAGATGTCGTCAGGGTTTGACGGCAATCGCCTCGACCTCAATCAGCAGACCCGGAAACGCCAGGCCGGCCACAACAACGGCCGTACTGGCCGGCGGGTTGTCGCCAAAGATATCGCCCCGGGCCTCCAGCATGTCCATGAATTTGTCGGCGTCGGTAATATAGGTGTTGATTTTGACGACATGCTCCATCTTGGCCCCGGCAGCCCTGAGGACGGCCTTGATATTCCGAAATACCTGGCGGGTCTGGGTCTTCATATTCTCCTTGCCGACCAGCTTCCCCTGGGCGTTAAAGGCGACCTGACCGGACACGTAGATGGTGTTGCCGATCTGCTTGGCCTGGGCCAGCGGCAGCTTGTCGTCCCAGCTCCAGCCCGGGTCGATAATGCGGGCCAGGCCGCTGTCCGGGACCGGGGCTGCGGCCCTTTTGGTGCGAGACGTACGGCGTGCTGTTTGGGTTGCCATTGCTCCTCTCCTTTCCCCCGCGCGCTACTTCAGGCCTTCCCCGTTCGGATCGTCGATGATGAACCGCCAGGTTCCGTCGGCCTGCTTGCGGACGACCTCCACGCTGTGGAGGGGCGTGGTGACCGGCTTGCCGTCGGGACCCGGACTGGTGCTGCTGCCCTTGACCCGGGTGACGGCGATAGACCCGTCGGCGCTGGGGACGGCGGTGACCGACTCGATGTTGAACGTTGCCTTGGCGGCCATGAAGCCCTGCATGATATCGCGGATAGCGGCCTGGCCGGTGACGACCTGGTCGGCAGACACCACAAAATTGGCGTTCGGCTCGTACAGCGCTATCGCCGTCTCGAGGTCTCCCTTTTGTATGGCGTCTATCAAAAGCAGATCGCACTCTTCGGGTTTGTGTGCTGGCATGACTCTCTCCTCCTTTTTTCCGTAGCATTTCGCTCGGGTGTCTTCTCGTCCCTCCTGTGTAGCCCCGCCGCAGTCCCGGAGTCAAGCGAAAGCGCGCGGAGGCAGGCAGCCGAATCGAGGGGATGAGTTGCGACACTCCTCCGCCGAGATAGGAGCGTGCTCGGTCGGCTGCGATCATGGGCGGTCCGCACCGTTTGCCTCCAGCACCAGCCGG
This is a stretch of genomic DNA from Desulfurellaceae bacterium. It encodes these proteins:
- a CDS encoding proline iminopeptidase-family hydrolase; its protein translation is MSEVKTGGIRMIPIAGGYQVWTKRLGSGSIPLLTLHGGPGCTHEYFACFEDFLPQHDIQLIYYDQLGSAYSDQPDDPSLWTLERFCQEVEQVRQALELDQFYLFGHSWGGMLGIEYALRHQAHLKGLIVSNMTASIASYVAYTTELRQQLAPDVLRLLEDYEARQDYTAPEYEDALFSHLYTKHICRLDPWPEPLTRMFRHLSKPVYETMQGPSEFVVTGTFKDWDRWADLSRIACPTLLSVGRFDTMRVADIERMASLMPHARVSICERGSHCAMYDDQDAYFRALVRFIQDVEAGRFASG
- a CDS encoding SgcJ/EcaC family oxidoreductase, yielding MPAHKPEECDLLLIDAIQKGDLETAIALYEPNANFVVSADQVVTGQAAIRDIMQGFMAAKATFNIESVTAVPSADGSIAVTRVKGSSTSPGPDGKPVTTPLHSVEVVRKQADGTWRFIIDDPNGEGLK
- a CDS encoding membrane dipeptidase — translated: MGTPKHYAGYRSYQYLDAESDYKAFRLAKQVGRVPSARVALSPDQEQRVQDLLARHVAVSMHDHPVVVPEDVSEIFEQKRLGRDVSGFEGLAASGLDAVFDNLMNGLCTITSQAGWKWSDIIHDLGMRLCDLAHQDFIVVCDGVRDILSAHQTGRLALVPTLESTTPIENELDRLDVLYGFGVRSMGITYSESNVLGSGLRETGDAGLTDFGRQAVERMNKLGILIDTAHCGDQTSLDTIEVSQQPIVISHAGARALWDTPRLKPDHVLEALAAKGGVLGIEAAPHTTLTERHPRHTLDSCMEHFEYAVRLLGVDHVGFGPDTMFGDHVGLHRAYAAQLSVAKVLGNKSFQPVAYVDGLENPADFPNIVRWLVKHGYSDEDIAKVMGGNALRVLKQVWIR
- a CDS encoding nitroreductase family protein; the encoded protein is MDLTSIDHILTTTRSVKKRLDFSRPVDPDVIQRCIEIALQSPTGVNSQGWYFLVVTDPDKRLALGEVYRRAMRDYVEFQNQQPPQYPTDSLRAGQWQRMLDASMYLNERVHEAPVHIIPCINTQVKDYPLLFQSPTPSSFYHASLYGSILPAAWSLMLALRTRGLGTAWTTVHLVYEKEAAEILDIPDTILQVALLPVAHFTGDDFRPAKRLPVEEVTYWNGWGRPR
- a CDS encoding MBL fold metallo-hydrolase; protein product: MRQTGTGILILVVILAGAGWAPQSVRAQNTVSVLIEGYVKPIEGRQPMPGVSDDGARHVAGTVVLVRGEAVTLVADPGMVTDRALIIDALQKEGVSPEEVSHIFISHHHPDHTVNIALFPNAELVDFWARYKGDLWQDHGEEYELAPGIRVVRTPGHTEEDASLVVETDQGIYVLTHLWAFADIQPGEDPLAWSQASLDANREKILQIADWIIPGHGSPVKNPHKN
- a CDS encoding RidA family protein; translated protein: MATQTARRTSRTKRAAAPVPDSGLARIIDPGWSWDDKLPLAQAKQIGNTIYVSGQVAFNAQGKLVGKENMKTQTRQVFRNIKAVLRAAGAKMEHVVKINTYITDADKFMDMLEARGDIFGDNPPASTAVVVAGLAFPGLLIEVEAIAVKP